A window of Amycolatopsis australiensis contains these coding sequences:
- a CDS encoding TetR/AcrR family transcriptional regulator, whose product MRRSANQTREHVLAVAHELFYWRGIKNTGVDAVAAAAGVAPTTLYRLFASKDDLVAAYVERAGERYRQWFLDATAGAGPAEAIRSLFAALADQVRPDRCRGCPFLMAMAELPDASARAHALAIGTKAWVRERIGELTAGLRVADPGTLADQLVLVMEGVYASAPALGADGPARQARGLVEALLTTAVSA is encoded by the coding sequence GTGCGACGCAGTGCCAACCAGACCCGGGAGCACGTCCTGGCGGTGGCGCACGAGCTGTTCTACTGGCGTGGCATCAAGAACACGGGCGTCGACGCGGTCGCGGCGGCGGCCGGCGTCGCCCCGACCACGCTGTACCGCCTGTTCGCTTCCAAGGACGACCTGGTCGCCGCGTACGTCGAGCGCGCGGGCGAGCGCTACCGGCAGTGGTTCCTCGACGCGACAGCCGGCGCCGGCCCTGCCGAAGCGATCCGGTCGCTGTTCGCCGCGCTCGCCGACCAGGTGCGGCCGGACCGCTGCCGCGGCTGCCCGTTCCTGATGGCCATGGCCGAGCTGCCCGACGCGTCGGCGCGCGCCCATGCGCTGGCCATCGGCACGAAGGCGTGGGTGCGCGAACGGATCGGCGAGCTGACGGCGGGACTGCGGGTCGCGGATCCCGGGACGCTCGCCGACCAGCTCGTCCTGGTGATGGAAGGCGTGTACGCGTCGGCGCCCGCGTTGGGCGCCGACGGCCCGGCCCGGCAGGCGCGCGGGCTCGTCGAGGCACTCCTGACGACGGCGGTCAGCGCGTGA
- a CDS encoding glycoside hydrolase family 15 protein has protein sequence MAPIEDYALLGDLHTAALLSREGAIDWLCLPRFDSPACFAALLGDEHAGTWRLAPAAGGPATRRSYHGGSLIVATEWDTPDGTVRVLDFMPPRGEAADVVRIVEGVSGRVPMRMLLRLRFDYGAVTPWVRHEHGELAAVAGPEAVWLDTPVPLRGEDMATCAGFTVAAGDRIPFVLTHRASHLPRPKRVDAETALRDTEEFWADWIGQCRYDGQWPDAVRRALITLKALTYAPTGGILAAATTSLPEQLGGERNWDYRYCWLRDATFTLQALIGTGYHAEARAWREWLVRAVAGDPADLQIMYGLDGTRRLPEAALPWLPGYEGSAPVRVGNAAAGQFQLDVWGEVLDGLHLVREAGVPTSHPAWDLQRALLDFLEGHWDQPDNGLWEVRGPRRHFVHSKVMAWAGVDRAVRTVEHHGLDGPADGWRALREKIHDDVCRHGYDPERQTFTQFYGSRGLDAALLLIPRVGFLPASDPRVRGTVDAVRRELAHDGFVRRYDPEADGGVDGLGGGEGSFLVCSFWLADALHGTGRGAEARDLFERLLALRNDVGLLSEEYDTKLRRQVGNTPQAFSMVGLVNTARSLSGARTTTDATGDAQRPGGR, from the coding sequence ATGGCCCCCATCGAGGACTACGCCCTCCTGGGCGACCTGCACACGGCCGCGTTGCTGTCCCGGGAAGGCGCGATCGACTGGCTGTGCCTGCCCCGGTTCGACTCCCCTGCCTGCTTCGCCGCCCTGCTGGGCGACGAGCACGCCGGGACGTGGCGGCTCGCGCCGGCCGCCGGTGGGCCGGCCACGCGCCGCTCGTACCACGGCGGCTCGCTGATCGTGGCGACCGAATGGGACACCCCGGACGGGACCGTCCGCGTGCTGGACTTCATGCCGCCGCGCGGGGAAGCCGCGGACGTCGTGCGGATCGTCGAAGGCGTGTCCGGGCGGGTGCCGATGCGGATGCTGCTGCGGCTGCGGTTCGACTACGGCGCCGTGACGCCGTGGGTGCGCCACGAGCACGGCGAGTTGGCCGCGGTCGCCGGGCCCGAGGCGGTCTGGCTCGACACCCCGGTGCCCCTGCGCGGCGAAGACATGGCGACCTGTGCCGGGTTCACCGTCGCCGCCGGCGACCGGATTCCGTTCGTGCTCACGCACCGGGCGTCCCACCTGCCACGGCCGAAGCGTGTCGATGCCGAAACCGCGCTGCGGGACACGGAGGAGTTCTGGGCGGACTGGATCGGCCAGTGCCGCTACGACGGGCAGTGGCCGGACGCGGTGCGGCGTGCGCTGATCACGCTCAAGGCGCTCACCTACGCCCCGACCGGCGGCATCCTCGCCGCCGCGACCACGTCGCTGCCCGAGCAGCTCGGCGGCGAGCGCAACTGGGACTACCGGTACTGCTGGCTGCGCGACGCCACCTTCACGCTGCAGGCCCTGATCGGCACCGGCTACCACGCCGAGGCCCGCGCCTGGCGGGAATGGCTCGTCCGGGCGGTCGCGGGCGACCCGGCCGACCTGCAGATCATGTACGGCCTCGACGGCACCCGGCGCTTGCCGGAGGCGGCGCTGCCCTGGCTGCCCGGCTACGAAGGTTCCGCGCCCGTGCGCGTCGGCAACGCCGCGGCCGGCCAGTTCCAGCTGGACGTCTGGGGCGAAGTCCTCGACGGCCTGCACCTGGTGCGCGAAGCGGGTGTCCCCACTTCGCACCCGGCGTGGGACCTGCAGCGCGCGTTGCTGGACTTCCTCGAAGGCCACTGGGACCAGCCCGACAACGGCCTCTGGGAGGTCCGCGGGCCGCGCCGTCACTTCGTCCACTCGAAAGTCATGGCGTGGGCGGGCGTCGACCGGGCCGTCCGGACGGTGGAACACCACGGCCTCGACGGTCCGGCGGACGGGTGGCGGGCCCTGCGCGAGAAGATCCACGACGACGTGTGCCGCCACGGCTACGACCCGGAACGGCAGACGTTCACCCAGTTCTACGGTTCCCGCGGCCTGGACGCCGCCTTGCTGCTGATCCCGCGCGTCGGGTTCCTGCCGGCGAGTGACCCGCGGGTCCGCGGCACGGTCGACGCCGTCCGGCGAGAACTGGCGCACGACGGTTTCGTCCGCCGCTACGACCCGGAAGCCGACGGCGGCGTCGACGGCCTCGGCGGCGGGGAAGGCAGCTTCCTGGTGTGCAGCTTCTGGCTCGCCGACGCCCTCCACGGCACCGGCCGCGGCGCCGAGGCGCGGGATCTGTTCGAGCGGCTTCTGGCGCTGCGCAACGACGTCGGCCTGCTGTCGGAGGAGTACGACACGAAGCTGCGGCGCCAGGTCGGCAACACGCCGCAGGCGTTCAGCATGGTCGGCCTGGTCAACACGGCCCGCAGCCTGTCGGGGGCCCGCACGACGACCGACGCCACCGGCGACGCGCAGCGTCCGGGCGGCCGCTGA
- a CDS encoding LysR family transcriptional regulator translates to MELELRHLRVLVTVADTRSLTRAARVLHVSQPALSGLLRRVERSVGGPLFVRSPAGCVPTRLGADVVADARTVLAGLSALTERLGERRAPGGPLRVGGYCGFLHLAVSRWLRDRPWSHGVSVHEDQDETATLARLAAGALDLALVYLPPLPDPVVPDGVASLVVHPREPVFVVLAPDHPLAAARAVPFAGLAEHPWADDPPGTTRWSAYLQRVCRRHGVALDQPHRPQCLATLLDLVRAGMAVAPALATREDRPSSIAVRAIEGAPLWQELRLCYRPGTPVAAHAEEIHAAVVASYAGRQGCSAAFDAWWREGGRELLPAG, encoded by the coding sequence GTGGAGCTGGAACTGCGCCACTTGCGCGTGCTCGTCACCGTCGCGGACACGCGCAGCCTCACCCGCGCGGCCCGCGTGCTGCACGTCTCGCAACCGGCGTTGTCGGGGCTGCTGCGGCGGGTCGAACGCTCGGTGGGCGGCCCGCTGTTCGTCCGCTCCCCCGCCGGGTGCGTGCCCACCCGCCTCGGCGCGGACGTCGTCGCCGACGCGCGGACGGTGCTGGCCGGCCTGTCCGCGCTGACCGAGCGGCTCGGCGAACGGCGTGCGCCCGGCGGCCCGCTGCGCGTCGGCGGGTACTGCGGCTTCCTGCACCTGGCGGTGTCGCGCTGGCTGCGGGACCGGCCGTGGAGCCACGGCGTGAGCGTGCACGAAGACCAGGACGAGACCGCCACCCTCGCCCGGCTCGCCGCCGGCGCGCTCGATCTGGCGCTGGTGTACCTGCCGCCGTTGCCGGATCCCGTGGTGCCGGACGGCGTCGCCTCGCTCGTGGTGCACCCGCGCGAACCGGTGTTCGTGGTCCTGGCGCCCGATCACCCGCTGGCCGCGGCCCGCGCGGTCCCGTTCGCCGGCCTCGCCGAGCACCCGTGGGCCGACGACCCGCCCGGCACCACCCGCTGGTCGGCGTACCTGCAGCGCGTGTGCCGCCGCCACGGCGTCGCGCTCGACCAGCCGCACCGGCCGCAGTGCCTGGCGACACTGCTGGACCTCGTCCGCGCGGGCATGGCGGTGGCGCCGGCACTGGCGACGCGCGAGGACCGGCCGTCGAGCATCGCCGTCCGCGCGATCGAAGGCGCGCCGCTGTGGCAGGAGCTGCGGCTCTGCTACCGGCCGGGCACGCCGGTGGCGGCGCACGCCGAGGAGATCCACGCCGCCGTCGTCGCGAGCTACGCCGGCCGGCAGGGCTGCAGCGCCGCGTTCGACGCCTGGTGGCGCGAAGGCGGCCGCGAGCTGCTGCCGGCCGGCTGA
- a CDS encoding beta-propeller fold lactonase family protein translates to MSLRSAALAFTVVTVLLAGCSSGGDPMSGMPGMSGPGTPTSGLPHEPTPPAPALNPLPGMPAVPDPHNVDAAAGAGKLAPAVAADKPLVYVPHSGSGDVWVIDPATFQVVAKYPAGKELQHVVPSWDLRTLYATDDRGDHVLPFDPKTGQPGKPFPVVDPYNMYFTPDGRYAISVAERLRKLVWYDPHTWQVHDETPAPDCAGIDHADFSPDGRTAVFTCEFAGRVAVVDVATHRLVRMIDMPHRNTHMGPQDIKLAPDGSVYYIADSDANGLWVLDGAATHVLRFIATGRGAHGLYLSRDAKQLYVTNRHEGSVSVLDAYTGAPVTTWRLPGGGSPDMGNVTADGTQLWLSGRYDRVVYVLSTKDGSLIRKIPVGNEPHGLCVWPQPGRYSLGHTGITR, encoded by the coding sequence ATGTCCCTGCGCTCGGCCGCCCTGGCCTTCACCGTTGTCACCGTCCTGCTCGCCGGGTGCTCCTCCGGCGGCGACCCGATGTCCGGCATGCCCGGGATGAGCGGACCGGGCACCCCGACGTCCGGGCTGCCGCACGAGCCGACCCCGCCCGCGCCCGCCCTGAACCCGTTGCCCGGCATGCCCGCCGTCCCCGACCCGCACAACGTCGACGCCGCCGCCGGGGCCGGCAAGCTCGCGCCCGCCGTCGCGGCGGACAAGCCGCTGGTCTACGTGCCGCACAGCGGGTCCGGCGACGTCTGGGTGATCGACCCGGCCACCTTCCAGGTCGTCGCCAAGTACCCGGCGGGCAAGGAACTCCAGCACGTCGTGCCGTCGTGGGACCTGCGCACCCTCTACGCCACCGACGACCGCGGCGACCACGTGCTGCCGTTCGACCCGAAGACCGGGCAGCCGGGCAAGCCGTTCCCGGTCGTCGACCCGTACAACATGTACTTCACCCCGGACGGGCGCTACGCGATCTCGGTGGCGGAACGGCTGCGCAAGCTGGTCTGGTACGACCCGCACACGTGGCAGGTCCACGACGAGACCCCGGCGCCGGACTGCGCGGGCATCGACCACGCCGACTTCTCCCCCGACGGCCGCACCGCGGTCTTCACCTGCGAATTCGCCGGCCGGGTCGCGGTCGTCGACGTGGCCACCCACCGGCTCGTGCGGATGATCGACATGCCGCACCGCAACACCCACATGGGCCCGCAGGACATCAAGCTCGCCCCGGACGGCTCGGTGTACTACATCGCCGACTCCGACGCGAACGGCCTCTGGGTCCTCGACGGCGCCGCGACGCACGTCCTGCGCTTCATCGCCACCGGCCGCGGAGCGCACGGCCTCTACCTGTCACGAGACGCGAAGCAGCTGTACGTCACCAACCGGCACGAAGGCAGCGTCAGCGTGCTCGACGCCTACACCGGCGCGCCGGTCACGACGTGGCGCCTGCCCGGCGGCGGCAGCCCCGACATGGGCAACGTCACCGCCGACGGCACGCAGCTGTGGCTGTCGGGACGCTACGACCGGGTGGTCTACGTCCTGTCCACAAAGGATGGTTCGCTGATCAGGAAGATCCCCGTCGGCAACGAGCCGCACGGCCTGTGCGTCTGGCCGCAGCCGGGCCGCTACTCCCTGGGGCACACCGGGATCACGCGCTGA
- a CDS encoding MGH1-like glycoside hydrolase domain-containing protein, which translates to MRAVLVWAVAIGLGAQVPVAGVADAAGTTPDAPGTHFLDHAAGLAGYADPGWYEANIPFVDLPDATMQSVYYYRWRVWKEHLRYTDPADGWISTEFLDCCGYAAPYQAINAAAGHQLTEGRWVRDPAYAQDYLRFWLTGPGSGPKPATDDVNADTTDWAHEYSVWLATAAYGQAQVTGNFGALRELLPALVRQYRGWDKQFDAELGLYWSVPVWDAMEYSASSYESAEPYHGGAGYRPTLNSYQYGDAVAISRIADSAGDHRLATEYAGRAAGLKAAMQKWLWDPQRGFYYAMPRDGNPQHRLSGTREQIGYLPWMFGAAEPGDHPAWAQLLDPQGFASAYGPTTAERRSPFFMTDAGSCCRWDGPSWPFATSQTLTGLATLLDSYPAQNSISRDDYAAALATYARTQTRDGRPYVAEAHDPDRDAWIYDGRGHSEDYNHSTYTDLVLSGLIGLRPQTGDTLEVRPLTPSTWDHFAAENVPYHGHTVTVLWDRDGTHYGQGAGMRLYVDGRLVQQSAALRATTIDVGPTLLPRSPGLVDDAANPLRTGYPRPITSYTWTYDNAWNALDGKVWYDEVPENTRWTDYASPNANDFYGVDFGAPTQVGDIRWHGYDDGGGVRPAAAYRLQYWAGDGWQDVPGQVRTPASPVGNGVNRVTFPAVTTSKIRLLFTNPPGAFVGVTELQSWAPSSPDARIDVGPVNATGVVTIGHRTPLTVTVRNTTRGPLVAPDVRLAVPDGWSVTPAGGQSGAIPPGQSRTWNYTLTAPPDAAPGSAAALIATASYRGPGGPESTHRSQNLRIAQPPGQHDPVGAWSLDEGSGTIAHDTAGSHDATLTGAPAWVGGVTGTALRFDGSSQYAQTSGPVVDTTGSFSVSAWVRLDRTGSWATAVSQDGDPSSGFYLQYSAADNRLAFSTSAGRALSDTAPETGRWYHLTGVRDADAGTYVLYVDGVAQARTWAQPAGDAAPGPLAIGRAVSGGHHSDLWPGSVDDVRVWNRALTAAEVPELAARPGVPA; encoded by the coding sequence GTGCGAGCCGTCCTCGTCTGGGCGGTCGCGATCGGCCTCGGCGCGCAGGTCCCCGTCGCCGGCGTCGCGGACGCGGCGGGGACCACGCCCGACGCGCCGGGAACGCACTTCCTCGACCACGCCGCCGGCCTCGCCGGCTACGCCGATCCCGGCTGGTACGAGGCGAACATCCCGTTCGTCGACCTGCCCGACGCCACCATGCAGAGCGTCTACTACTACCGCTGGCGCGTCTGGAAAGAGCACCTGCGCTACACCGACCCCGCCGACGGCTGGATCTCGACCGAGTTCCTCGACTGCTGCGGGTACGCCGCGCCGTACCAGGCGATCAACGCGGCCGCCGGGCACCAGCTGACCGAGGGGCGCTGGGTGCGCGACCCCGCCTACGCACAGGACTACCTCCGGTTCTGGCTCACCGGCCCCGGCTCGGGCCCGAAGCCGGCCACGGACGACGTCAACGCCGACACGACCGACTGGGCGCACGAGTACAGCGTGTGGCTGGCCACCGCCGCCTACGGCCAGGCCCAGGTGACCGGGAACTTCGGCGCGCTGCGCGAGCTGCTTCCCGCGCTGGTGCGCCAGTACCGCGGCTGGGACAAGCAGTTCGACGCGGAGCTGGGCCTCTACTGGTCGGTGCCGGTGTGGGACGCGATGGAGTACTCCGCCTCGTCCTACGAGTCGGCCGAGCCCTACCACGGCGGCGCCGGGTACCGCCCGACGCTCAACTCCTACCAGTACGGCGACGCCGTCGCGATCAGCCGCATCGCCGACTCCGCGGGCGACCACCGGCTCGCCACCGAGTACGCCGGACGCGCCGCCGGGCTCAAGGCCGCGATGCAGAAGTGGCTGTGGGACCCGCAGCGCGGCTTCTACTACGCGATGCCTCGCGACGGCAACCCGCAGCACCGGCTGTCCGGCACCCGCGAGCAGATCGGGTACCTCCCGTGGATGTTCGGCGCCGCCGAGCCCGGTGACCACCCGGCCTGGGCGCAGCTGCTCGACCCCCAGGGCTTCGCGAGCGCGTACGGCCCCACCACAGCCGAACGCCGCAGCCCCTTCTTCATGACGGACGCCGGATCCTGCTGCCGCTGGGACGGGCCGAGCTGGCCGTTCGCCACCTCGCAGACCCTCACCGGCCTCGCCACCCTGCTGGACAGCTACCCGGCCCAGAACTCGATTTCGCGGGACGACTACGCCGCCGCGCTGGCCACCTACGCGCGGACCCAGACCAGGGACGGCCGGCCCTACGTCGCCGAGGCCCACGACCCGGACCGCGACGCGTGGATCTACGACGGGCGCGGCCACAGCGAAGACTACAACCACTCCACCTACACCGACCTGGTCCTGTCCGGGCTGATCGGCCTGCGCCCGCAAACCGGGGACACGCTGGAGGTCCGGCCGCTCACACCGTCCACATGGGACCACTTCGCCGCGGAAAACGTGCCCTACCACGGACATACCGTGACCGTGCTCTGGGATCGCGACGGCACCCACTACGGGCAGGGCGCGGGGATGCGGCTCTACGTCGACGGCAGGCTCGTCCAGCAGTCGGCGGCCCTGCGCGCCACCACGATCGACGTCGGCCCCACGCTGCTGCCCCGCTCGCCCGGTCTCGTCGACGACGCCGCCAACCCGCTGCGCACCGGCTACCCGCGGCCGATCACGTCCTACACCTGGACCTACGACAACGCGTGGAACGCCCTCGACGGCAAGGTCTGGTACGACGAGGTGCCCGAGAACACCCGGTGGACCGACTACGCCTCCCCGAACGCGAACGACTTCTACGGCGTCGACTTCGGCGCCCCCACGCAGGTCGGCGATATCCGCTGGCACGGCTACGACGACGGCGGCGGGGTGCGGCCCGCGGCCGCCTACCGCCTGCAGTACTGGGCCGGCGACGGCTGGCAGGACGTCCCCGGCCAGGTCCGCACCCCGGCGAGCCCGGTGGGCAACGGCGTCAACCGCGTCACCTTCCCGGCCGTGACCACCAGCAAGATCCGGCTGCTGTTCACCAACCCGCCGGGCGCCTTCGTCGGCGTGACCGAACTCCAGTCCTGGGCACCGTCGAGCCCGGACGCCCGGATCGACGTCGGGCCGGTCAACGCCACCGGCGTCGTCACGATCGGCCACCGCACCCCGCTCACCGTCACGGTGCGCAACACGACCCGCGGCCCGCTCGTCGCCCCGGACGTGCGCCTCGCCGTGCCGGACGGCTGGTCGGTCACGCCCGCCGGCGGCCAATCCGGCGCGATCCCGCCCGGGCAGTCCCGGACGTGGAACTACACGCTGACCGCACCGCCGGACGCCGCGCCCGGCAGCGCCGCGGCACTCATCGCGACCGCGTCCTACCGCGGCCCCGGCGGCCCGGAATCCACGCACCGCAGCCAGAACCTCCGGATCGCCCAGCCGCCGGGGCAGCACGACCCCGTCGGCGCCTGGAGCCTCGACGAAGGCAGCGGCACGATCGCCCACGACACCGCGGGATCCCACGACGCCACCCTGACCGGCGCTCCCGCGTGGGTCGGCGGCGTGACCGGCACCGCGCTGCGGTTCGACGGTTCGAGCCAGTACGCGCAGACGAGCGGGCCGGTCGTGGACACCACCGGCAGCTTCTCGGTCAGCGCCTGGGTCCGGCTCGACCGCACGGGATCGTGGGCCACGGCGGTCAGCCAGGACGGCGACCCGAGCAGCGGCTTCTACCTCCAGTACTCCGCGGCCGACAACCGGCTGGCGTTCTCGACGAGCGCAGGGCGGGCCCTGTCCGACACGGCCCCGGAAACCGGGCGCTGGTACCACCTGACGGGCGTGCGGGACGCCGACGCCGGGACCTACGTTCTCTACGTCGACGGCGTGGCGCAGGCCAGGACCTGGGCCCAGCCGGCCGGGGACGCGGCGCCCGGCCCGCTGGCCATCGGCCGGGCGGTGTCCGGCGGCCACCACAGCGATCTGTGGCCGGGCAGCGTCGACGACGTGCGGGTGTGGAACCGCGCCCTGACCGCGGCCGAGGTGCCGGAGCTGGCCGCGCGTCCCGGCGTCCCGGCGTGA
- a CDS encoding GNAT family N-acetyltransferase: MVSVRPATRFEDVAAILNPTGNERACWCLAYRITSAEYSALRGAQRAARVRELCAGQPAPGVLAYDGDTPVGWCGVSPRSRMERLKRSRTMPPLDDLPVWSVICFVVRAPYRRRGVSAALLDGAVEYARSCGAPAVEGFPVDTEGARISSSAAHVGTATLFAAAGFQRIRPTAARADRRVRWLMRLDLP; this comes from the coding sequence ATGGTCTCGGTGCGTCCCGCCACCCGCTTCGAGGACGTCGCCGCGATCCTCAACCCGACCGGCAACGAGCGCGCCTGCTGGTGCCTCGCGTACCGGATCACCTCGGCCGAGTACAGCGCTCTGCGGGGTGCGCAGCGGGCCGCGCGGGTGCGGGAGCTGTGCGCCGGGCAGCCCGCGCCCGGCGTGCTGGCCTATGACGGCGACACGCCGGTCGGCTGGTGCGGTGTCTCGCCGCGGTCGCGGATGGAACGGCTCAAGCGGTCGCGGACCATGCCGCCGCTGGACGATCTGCCGGTGTGGAGCGTGATCTGTTTCGTGGTGCGGGCTCCGTACCGGCGGCGCGGGGTGTCGGCGGCGCTGCTGGACGGCGCGGTCGAGTACGCGCGGTCGTGCGGCGCCCCGGCGGTGGAGGGCTTCCCCGTCGACACCGAAGGGGCGCGCATCAGCTCGAGCGCCGCCCACGTCGGCACGGCGACCTTGTTCGCGGCCGCGGGATTCCAGCGGATCCGGCCGACCGCGGCGCGCGCCGACCGCCGGGTCCGCTGGCTCATGCGCCTCGACCTTCCCTGA
- a CDS encoding MBL fold metallo-hydrolase — protein MRKAFAVLLLLVLLAPPAAATTRPLTVGRSASPNPGSVNVLWADAPRGLVVIDSGRTLSEARKTVAAIRATGRPVAAIVITHAHPDHVGGLGVLHAAFPQAPMYAGAATIEEIRTDSKGFYALTRQIDGADYPAVMTVPDHVLRPGVPVVVGGLLLRTAEFGPGETDAATAFYEPVSRTLFAGDLVANHMTPALLEGHTCGWLADLDRLARRFPHARVLYPGHGAPGGPELIGAQARYIRDVRALVAPVAAPSSPGGTAVTPEELASVKAQLAAAYPDYPNVASLPTLVDVNITAVAKEIATQPAC, from the coding sequence ATGAGAAAGGCATTCGCCGTCCTGCTGCTGCTCGTGCTGCTCGCGCCGCCGGCAGCGGCCACCACCCGGCCGCTCACGGTCGGGCGGTCCGCGTCACCGAACCCGGGGTCGGTCAACGTCCTGTGGGCCGACGCGCCGCGCGGCCTGGTCGTGATCGACTCGGGCCGCACGCTGTCCGAAGCGCGCAAGACCGTGGCCGCGATCCGCGCCACCGGCCGTCCGGTCGCCGCAATCGTCATCACGCACGCGCACCCCGACCACGTCGGCGGGCTCGGCGTGCTGCACGCGGCCTTCCCGCAGGCGCCGATGTACGCCGGCGCCGCGACCATCGAGGAGATCCGCACCGACTCGAAGGGCTTCTACGCGCTGACGCGGCAGATCGACGGGGCCGACTACCCGGCCGTGATGACCGTGCCGGACCACGTGCTGCGGCCGGGCGTGCCGGTCGTCGTCGGCGGGCTGCTGCTGCGGACCGCCGAGTTCGGCCCGGGCGAGACGGACGCCGCGACGGCGTTCTACGAGCCGGTCAGCCGCACGCTGTTCGCGGGCGACCTGGTGGCCAACCACATGACGCCGGCGTTGCTGGAGGGCCACACCTGCGGCTGGCTGGCCGACCTCGACCGGCTCGCCCGCCGGTTCCCGCACGCCCGGGTCCTCTACCCGGGCCACGGCGCCCCGGGCGGCCCGGAGCTGATCGGCGCGCAGGCGCGCTACATCCGCGACGTCCGCGCGCTGGTCGCGCCGGTCGCCGCGCCGTCTTCGCCGGGCGGCACGGCGGTGACGCCCGAGGAGCTGGCGTCGGTGAAGGCCCAGCTGGCGGCGGCCTACCCGGACTACCCGAACGTGGCGTCCCTGCCGACGCTCGTGGACGTCAACATCACGGCCGTGGCCAAGGAGATCGCCACGCAGCCGGCCTGCTGA
- a CDS encoding glucose 1-dehydrogenase, translated as MRALTVVPDKPGSLDVGSVADPRPGPGELLVRGVALGVCGTDKEIARGEYGWAPPGRDRLVLGHESLGRVLTPAGGFAEGDLVVGVVRRPDPVPCGACAAGEFDMCRNGRYTERGIKERDGYGSELWTVEADYAVRLDPRLADVGMLMEPTTVVAKAWEQIQRVGERAWFEPRRVLVTGAGPIGLLAALLGTQRGLDVHVLDRVADGPKPGLVKALGATYHHDPVDRVLAALRPDVVVEATGVGSLVFDAMAGTASYGIVCLTGVSPAGRSLTVDAGSLNRDLVLENDVVIGSVNANLRHYHAAADALARADLGWLSGLITRRVPLGRAAEAFDAGEDDVKVVIALPGD; from the coding sequence ATGCGAGCGCTCACCGTGGTGCCGGACAAACCGGGCAGCCTGGACGTCGGCTCGGTCGCCGACCCGCGGCCCGGGCCGGGCGAGCTGCTCGTGCGGGGCGTCGCGCTCGGCGTGTGCGGCACCGACAAGGAGATCGCGCGCGGTGAATACGGCTGGGCGCCGCCCGGGCGGGACCGGCTCGTGCTCGGGCACGAGTCGCTCGGCCGGGTCCTCACCCCCGCCGGCGGCTTCGCCGAGGGCGACCTCGTCGTCGGTGTCGTGCGGCGGCCCGATCCCGTGCCGTGCGGCGCGTGCGCGGCCGGGGAATTCGACATGTGCCGCAACGGCCGCTACACCGAACGCGGCATCAAGGAACGCGACGGCTACGGCAGTGAACTGTGGACCGTCGAGGCGGACTACGCCGTGCGCCTGGATCCGCGGCTGGCCGACGTCGGCATGCTGATGGAGCCCACCACGGTGGTCGCCAAGGCGTGGGAGCAGATCCAGCGCGTCGGCGAGCGGGCGTGGTTCGAGCCGCGGCGGGTGCTCGTCACCGGCGCCGGGCCGATCGGGTTGCTCGCCGCGCTGCTGGGCACGCAACGCGGTCTCGACGTGCACGTCCTCGATCGGGTCGCCGACGGCCCGAAGCCCGGTCTCGTCAAGGCACTCGGCGCGACCTACCACCACGATCCGGTCGACCGCGTCCTCGCCGCGCTGCGGCCCGACGTCGTCGTGGAGGCCACCGGTGTCGGCAGTCTCGTGTTCGACGCGATGGCCGGCACGGCGTCCTACGGCATCGTCTGCCTCACCGGCGTGTCGCCGGCCGGGCGCAGCCTCACCGTCGACGCCGGGTCCCTCAACCGCGACCTCGTCCTCGAAAACGACGTCGTCATCGGCTCGGTCAACGCGAACCTCCGCCACTACCACGCCGCGGCGGACGCGCTCGCCCGCGCCGACCTCGGCTGGCTGAGCGGGCTGATCACCCGCCGGGTGCCGCTCGGCCGCGCCGCGGAAGCCTTCGACGCGGGCGAGGACGACGTCAAGGTCGTCATCGCGCTGCCGGGCGACTGA